The bacterium sequence TGACGCCGGTGACGATCTTACCGAAGTCTCCGCCGTGCTTGGTGGCATCAGCGCGTGTGTCCAGCTTACCTTCAACCGCTGCTTTTGACAGCATGGCCGCATCGGCTACCAGTGTGTTGACAGCAACGATACACTTGTTGAGGTTGTTCTTAATCTCGTTGAAGTCACCGTTGTAGGTGTCGGTGATTTTGGCAGGTATGTCGCCGTTGCTGATTCGCTCGACGTATTCGGCAGCAACATTCAAAGGACCGACGACGGCGTCGAGTGTCTCGTTGACACCCTGGACGATCGCTTGATAACCGCCTTCGAATTGTGTCGTATCACCGCGAGTATCCAACTTGCCTGCAACCGCAGCGGTTGAGAGTAAGCCGGCTTCATGCACGAGGCTTTTGAGGGTAGTAACGACCTTTGCCAGACCCTTGCTTAAAACGTCAGCATCTGACTTGGGGGTAACAGTGACTGTTAGGTCGCCCACGCTGATCGAATCCGCGGCGCCGGCTAGACCCTTCATATATGCGATCATCTTCTGGAACGAGAGGGCCAACTGACCGATCTCATCTCCAGATTGGTGGTCGATATTTTGGTCCACATCACCCAACGAGATACTGTCGGCAGCCTTCACCATTTTGGTCATCGGTTTGGTAATTGACGTGGTGAGGAACAGGCCGAGTGCAATGGCGATCAAGAAACCAAGTATCATCGCCACCGTCATGGTGCGCTTGCCGGTTACGGCTGAGGCCTCGGCAGTGGTTGTGTTGATCTCTACGACCTTGTTTAGTAACGCTTCGGCTTCATCGAATGACTTTCCTAACGTTACCGTGCCTAATTCAACCATTTGTTTGTGGATAGAATCAGCTTTCGATTTATCAGACTTAACGGCCTCCCAAGATCTGGTAAGATTGACATAAGCATTATGATCCGCTACCCACTTGTCCCATGCAGGGACAAACTTGTCCCAGACAACTTTTTCTTCAGCAGTCTGAGGAAGTGGTTCGTAGACTGCCCGGGCTTCTTTGGCGGCCTTGAACTTTTCGTCGAATCTTTTGTACTGCGCCGCGCGGAGATCTCCAGTTAATGTTCTATTTAACAGAAGATTCTCCGAGCCATCCACTGCCGTTTGCGCCTCGCTGATAACCAGCAAGCTTTGAACACTCGGCAGCTTAACTGTGCCCAAATCCTTGATGGCGTTAAGCCCCACTATGCCGATCACGATAGCGATCAGCGCTACGAACACAAACCCACCTATTAACTTGGGTCCCAACTTAAGTTTATTCATAATTGTTATCCTCTCTGTATTGGCGCCGCCCGTCTACTCATCGCTCCCGCGCAGGTTGAACCTATTCACGGGTAGCTTGTCAACATCGGAGGCTTGGCTCGGTGCGGCATTTCAACCAAGACCCCGTTACTGCGCATGTATCTTTGGATCAGTCAGCCTACCTTTCGGTTATCAGGCCGACTTTTAAAAGTTCACGTCTAGCTGAACGGTTATTTTTGTCGGACCGTTCAGACTTCTGTCGTTGAACCATACCAGCCCGGCGAGCAGGCTGATGTCCTTGGTGAAATAGTAGTAAGCGCCGACTCCGCCTCCACCTATGGCGTTATCGCCAGAGGCGTAATCACCCGCCAGAACGACCTTGCCAGGAACTAAGGCGTGGTCAATTGCCACCATAAATCCCTGGTTTTCATTGTCACCAGCGCCGTTTACGAGCACCTTGTCATTACCAAGATAGTAAGAAGCGGCAAGTCTGGTACGGCCACCTGGTAGGCTTTTGCCAATCGTTAGATAGGCGATGTTTTGGTTCGTAACATCATTTCGTGTGCCGAAATTAAAGAACCCCAACTGTATCGCCGGAGCATCCTTTGAAAGGACACCCTCCCGGTAACCGAATTTAGCGTTAAAGAAGAGTGGGTTTGATCCCGGTAAAAGCAGGTCAATACCGAACTCTGCGGCCATCTTGCCGGGCAAGTTAGCGCCGAAAGTCAGGCCTAGATCCGTCGGAAACTGCGCGCCGGTCTCGGTCGAACCTGCGGAGAAGTAGTCATCAATTCCAAGATGAGTTACGCCGGCTGGTTGTATGTCGATGGTGCAGGGCGTCCAATAGGTTGTGGACGGGGTCGCCAGAGCAATTCCGCCGAAGCCTAGCAACACCATCTGGGTAAAGCCGACTATCACTCTTATAGAGA is a genomic window containing:
- a CDS encoding HAMP domain-containing protein, which translates into the protein MNKLKLGPKLIGGFVFVALIAIVIGIVGLNAIKDLGTVKLPSVQSLLVISEAQTAVDGSENLLLNRTLTGDLRAAQYKRFDEKFKAAKEARAVYEPLPQTAEEKVVWDKFVPAWDKWVADHNAYVNLTRSWEAVKSDKSKADSIHKQMVELGTVTLGKSFDEAEALLNKVVEINTTTAEASAVTGKRTMTVAMILGFLIAIALGLFLTTSITKPMTKMVKAADSISLGDVDQNIDHQSGDEIGQLALSFQKMIAYMKGLAGAADSISVGDLTVTVTPKSDADVLSKGLAKVVTTLKSLVHEAGLLSTAAVAGKLDTRGDTTQFEGGYQAIVQGVNETLDAVVGPLNVAAEYVERISNGDIPAKITDTYNGDFNEIKNNLNKCIVAVNTLVADAAMLSKAAVEGKLDTRADATKHGGDFGKIVTGV